In Myxococcales bacterium, the following are encoded in one genomic region:
- a CDS encoding GlsB/YeaQ/YmgE family stress response membrane protein yields the protein MSILWVLFIGVIVGAFARLLMPGRGPAGLLVTSLLGVLGAVTARLIGVAGGWYRTNETAGFVASVLGAMLLLWIYRGYARRRAAREAREAQRA from the coding sequence ATGTCCATCCTCTGGGTCCTGTTCATCGGTGTCATCGTGGGCGCGTTCGCGCGCCTGCTGATGCCGGGGCGTGGTCCGGCTGGCCTGCTGGTCACGTCGCTGCTCGGCGTGCTCGGCGCGGTGACCGCGCGCCTCATCGGCGTCGCGGGCGGCTGGTATCGCACGAACGAGACGGCGGGCTTCGTCGCCTCGGTGCTCGGCGCGATGCTGCTGCTGTGGATCTACCGCGGGTACGCGCGGCGCCGGGCTGCGCGAGAAGCGCGCGAAGCCCAGCGCGCCTGA
- a CDS encoding RNA polymerase subunit sigma-70 encodes MSEEFDPLVQAARGGDERAFRALVEPLGRELHAYAYRMLGGFHDADDALQESRLKAWRALATYEPRGTFRAWMYRIVTNTCLDLLKVRSRRVLPQDVSPSIAPGPPTTAPRADIAWIEPYPDALLPTAPSPEQAARLRESVRLALVRVVQVLPPRQRAALILHDVLDWSVVEVAAMLETTEAAINSALQRARATIARAAPATSVLAPSHAEVVERFVRAWESGDFDGFVALLATDAVMNMPPWEYWLDGKDAVVATMRSPGTWDGEPRPGRYKMVPAPMNGEPAALAYVRAPDGRYHSVCLTALSLDAHGRIVELTTYVLPELFAAWGFPAVLDA; translated from the coding sequence ATGAGCGAAGAATTCGATCCCCTGGTCCAGGCCGCCCGCGGGGGCGACGAGCGCGCGTTTCGTGCGCTCGTCGAGCCGCTCGGCCGCGAGCTGCACGCGTACGCCTACCGCATGCTCGGCGGCTTCCACGACGCCGACGACGCCCTCCAGGAATCACGGCTCAAGGCGTGGCGCGCGCTCGCGACCTACGAGCCGCGCGGCACCTTCCGCGCGTGGATGTACCGGATCGTCACCAACACCTGCCTCGATCTGCTCAAGGTGCGGTCGCGCCGCGTGCTCCCGCAGGACGTGAGCCCGTCGATCGCGCCGGGGCCACCCACGACCGCGCCGCGCGCCGACATCGCGTGGATCGAGCCGTACCCGGACGCGTTGCTGCCGACGGCGCCCAGCCCTGAGCAGGCCGCGCGCCTGCGCGAGAGCGTCCGGCTCGCGCTCGTGCGGGTCGTGCAGGTGCTGCCGCCGCGCCAGCGCGCCGCGCTGATCCTCCACGACGTGCTCGACTGGAGCGTCGTCGAGGTCGCCGCCATGCTCGAGACCACCGAGGCCGCGATCAACAGCGCCCTGCAGCGCGCCCGCGCCACGATCGCGCGCGCGGCACCGGCGACGTCGGTGCTCGCGCCGAGCCACGCGGAGGTCGTCGAGCGCTTCGTGCGCGCGTGGGAGAGCGGCGACTTCGATGGCTTCGTCGCCCTGCTCGCGACCGACGCGGTCATGAACATGCCGCCCTGGGAGTACTGGCTCGACGGCAAGGACGCGGTGGTCGCGACGATGCGGTCGCCCGGCACCTGGGACGGCGAGCCGCGCCCGGGCCGCTACAAGATGGTGCCCGCGCCGATGAACGGCGAGCCCGCGGCGCTGGCGTATGTCCGCGCACCCGACGGTCGCTACCACTCCGTCTGCCTCACCGCGTTGTCCCTCGACGCCCACGGCCGCATCGTCGAGCTCACGACCTACGTGCTGCCCGAGCTGTTCGCGGCCTGGGGCTTCCCGGCCGTGCTCGACGCCTAG